The following proteins are encoded in a genomic region of Elgaria multicarinata webbii isolate HBS135686 ecotype San Diego chromosome 16, rElgMul1.1.pri, whole genome shotgun sequence:
- the MAN2A2 gene encoding alpha-mannosidase 2x isoform X4 — MKLKKQVTVCGAAIFCVAVFSLYLMLDRVQHDPARHQNGGNFPRSQISVLQNRIEQLEQLLEENHEIISHIKDSVLELTANAEGAPVVLPFHMPNGSWILPPESRPSFYSVSSQDCQFALGSNGHKADLQMLAVSALLPYDNQDGGVWKQGFDISYEPHEWNTELLQVFVVPHSHNDPGWIKTFDKYYFDQTQHILNSMVVKLQEDPRRRFIWSEISFFSKWWDNISAQKRAAVRRLLGNGQLEMATGGWVMPDEANSHYFALIDQLIEGHQWLERNVGVTPRSGWAVDPFGHSATMPYLLRRANLTGMLIQRVHYTIKKHFAATQNLEFMWRQSWDPDSSTDILCHMMPFYSYDVPHTCGPDPKICCQFDFKRLPGGRINCPWKVPPKAITSANVAERAQLLLDQYRKKSKLFRSKVLLVPLGDDFRYDKPQEWDAQFLNYQRLFDFLNAHPELHVQAQFGTLSDYFDALYKQMGIAPGMRPPGFPVVSGDFFSYADREDHYWTGYYTSRPFYKSMGRVLEAHLRGAEILYSLALSHARHAGMDSKYPLSDYAMLTDARRNLGLFQHHDAITGTAKEAVVVDYGVRLLHSLMNVKRIILNAAHYLVLADKETYHYDLAVPFLGADETRLNQDSLPEKTVIKLDAAPRFVVVFNPLEQERLSIVSFLVNTPRVRVLNEEGQPQAVQLSAQWDSATDVAPDVYQVSITIRLPALSLSILQLSKSFDSHNTLKSSVRLFLHGRDLPVHKHEAFPVRVIPTATEDFCLENQHMRACFSGPSGSLKSVHHAGDEQEQRLSSQFLIYGTRSTKDKSGAYLFLPDGEPKPYIPKDPPVVRVTEGPFFSEAAIYYQHIQEVVRLYNVPGVDGLSLEISCLVDVRDQVNKELALRFSTDIESQGTFFTDLNGFQIQPRQYLKKLPLQANFYPMPVMAYIQDTQSRLTLHTAQALGVSSLSSGQLEVILDRRLMQDDNRGLGQGLKDNKRTCNHFRLLLERQSAAKKVQDNQPVSYPSLLSHMTSMHLNAEVLVMPVVQEKLPPPALRSFLPLLATMPCDFHLLNLRTLQGEDDSLPSMEAALILHRKGFDCGLEARNLGFNCTTTQGTLPLGGLFQGLELASLQPSSLTLMYPLATSSPNSTVIHLEPMEIATFRLRFG, encoded by the exons ATGAAGCTGAAGAAGCAGGTGACGGTGTGCGGGGCAGCCATTTTCTGCGTGGCCGTCTTCTCCCTCTACCTGATGCTGGACCGCGTGCAGCACGACCCTGCCCGGCACCAGAATGGGGGCAATTTCCCCAGG AGCCAGATCTCAGTGCTGCAGAACCGAATTGAGCAGCTGGAGCAGCTCCTGGAGGAGAACCATGAAATCATCAGCCACATCAAGGATTCTGTTCTGGAGCTGACAGCCAATGCCGAGGGGGCGCCTGTAGTGCTGCCTTTCCACATGCCCAACGGCTCCTGGATCCTGCCCCCTGAGAGCCGGCCCAGCTTCTACTCCGTTTCTTCTCAGGACTGTCAGTTTGCACTGGGGAGCAATGGCCACAAGGCAGACTTACAG ATGTTGGCTGTCTCTGCGTTACTCCCATATGACAACCAGGATGGTGGGGTGTGGAAACAAGGTTTTGATATCAGTTATGAGCCCCACGAATGGAACACGGAGCTGCTGCAAGTATTTGTGGTACCTCATTCCCACAATGACCCAG GCTGGATCAAGACGTTTGACAAATATTACTTCGACCAGACACAGCACATCCTTAACAGCATGGTAGTGAAGCTGCAGGAGGACCCACGGCGGCGCTTCATCTGGTCTGAAATCTCCTTCTTCTCCAAATGGTGGGACAACATCAGTGCTCAGAAACGGGCTGCTGTCCGCAG GCTTCTGGGCAACGGGCAGCTGGAGATGGCAACAGGAGGATGGGTGATGCCAGATGAAGCCAATTCCCACTACTTTGCCCTGATTGACCAGCTCATAGAGGGGCACCAGTGGCTGGAGCGGAACGTGG GGGTGACACCACGCTCTGGTTGGGCCGTCGATCCCTTTGGTCACAGCGCCACAATGCCGTACCTACTGCGTCGTGCCAATCTGACTGGCATGCTCATCCAGCGTGTGCATTACACCATCAAGAAGCACTTTGCAGCGACCCAGAACCTGGAGTTCATGTGGAGGCAAAGCTGGG ATCCCGATTCCAGCACCGATATCCTCTGCCACATGATGCCCTTCTACAGCTACGATGTGCCCCACACCTGTGGCCCTGACCCCAAGATCTGCTGCCAGTTTGACTTCAAGCGCCTGCCAGGGGGCCGAATCAACTGCCCTTGGAAAGTGCCACCCAAGGCCATCACCAGCGCCAACGTGGCTGAGCG GGCACAGCTGCTGCTCGACCAGTACCGAAAGAAATCCAAGCTCTTCCGAAGCAAAGTGCTGCTGGTGCCATTGGGAGATGACTTCCGCTACGACAAGCCCCAGGAGTGGGACGCTCAGTTCCTCAACTACCAGCGCCTCTTTGACTTCCTCAATGCCCACCCAGAACTCCATGTGCAG GCGCAGTTTGGAACTCTCTCAGATTACTTTGATGCCTTGTACAAGCAGATGGGCATCGCCCCAGGCATGCGCCCGCCTGGCTTCCCAGtggtgagtggggattttttcTCGTATGCGGACCGAGAGGACCACTACTGGACAGGCTACTACACTTCCCGGCCCTTCTACAAAAGCATGGGCCGTGTGCTGGAGGCCCATCTCCG CGGTGCTGAGATCTTGTACAGCTTAGCCCTGAGCCACGCTCGCCACGCTGGCATGGACAGCAAGTATCCGCTGTCGGACTACGCCATGCTCACTGATGCGCGTCGCAACCTGGGGCTCTTCCAGCATCACGATGCCATCACCGGCACTGCCAAGGAGGCCGTGGTCGTGGACTACGGGGTCAG GCTGCTCCACTCCCTCATGAATGTCAAACGCATCATCCTCAATGCGGCGCATTACTTGGTGCTGGCCGACAAGGAGACCTACCACTACGACCTGGCGGTGCCCTTCCTTGGCGCG GATGAGACGCGCCTCAACCAGGACTCCCTGCCAGAGAAAACCGTTATCAAGTTGGATGCAGCACCCAG GTTTGTGGTTGTGTtcaaccctctggagcaagagCGCCTGAGCATTGTGTCATTCCTGGTGAACACCCCGCGTGTCCGTGTCCTCAACGAGGAAGGGCAGCCTCAGGCTGTGCAGCTCAGTGCCCAGTGGGATTCTGCCACGGATGTGGCACCAGACGTCTACCAG GTATCCATTACAATACGACTACCAGCACTAAGCCTTAGCATCCTACAACTGAGCAAGTCTTTTGACAGCCACAACACCCTCAAGTCCTCCGTGCGCCTCTTCCTGCATGGCCGCGACCTTCCTGTGCACAAGCATGAAGCGTTCCCAGTGCGTGTCATTCCCACTGCCACAGAGGACTTCTGTCTGGAGAACCAGCACATGAGAGCTTGCTTCTCAGGGCCCAGCGGTTCGCTCAAG AGCGTGCATCATGCTGGTGACGAGCAGGAGCAGAGGCTGAGTAGCCAGTTCCTCATCTATGGCACTCGGAGCACGAAAGACAAAAGTGGCGCTTACCTCTTCCTGCCTGATGGAGAACCCAAG CCCTACATCCCGAAAGACCCGCCCGTGGTCCGGGTGACTGAGGGACCCTTCTTCTCAGAAGCGGCTATTTACTACCAGCACATCCAGGAGGTGGTCCGGCTCTACAATGTGCCAG GGGTCGATGGGCTCTCCCTGGAGATCTCCTGCCTGGTGGATGTCCGGGACCAGGTGAACAAAGAGCTGGCGCTGCGCTTCAGCACTGACATTGAGAGTCAAGGCACTTTCTTCACTGATCTCAATGGCTTCCAG atccagcccCGGCAGTACCTGAAGAAGCTGCCCCTTCAGGCCAACTTCTATCCCATGCCAGTCATGGCCTACATCCAGGACACGCAGAGTCGCCTGACCCTGCACACAGCTCAGGCCTTGGGTGTCTCCAGCCTTAGCAGTG gTCAGCTGGAAGTGATTTTGGACCGGCGCCTCATGCAGGATGACAATCGCGGCCTAGGACAAGGTCTGAAGGACAACAAGCGGACCTGTAACCACTTCCGCCTTCTGCTGGAACGGCAGAGTGCTGCTAAAAAG GTACAGGACAACCAGCCAGTAAGCTACCCATCTCTGCTAAGCCACATGACCTCCATGCACCTGAACGCTGAGGTGCTCGTGATGCCCGTTGTTCAGGAGAAGCTGCCACCCCCAGCACTGCGGTCCTTCCTGCCCCTTTTGGCCACCATGCCGTGTGACTTCCACCTCCTCAATCTGCGCACGCTGCAAGGAGAG GATGATTCCCTGCCCTCCATGGAGGCAGCTCTGATTCTGCACCGAAAGGGCTTTGACTGTGGTCTAGAGGCCAGGAACCTGGGCTTCAATTGCACCACCACCCAGGGCACG CTGCCCCTTGGTGGCTTGTTTCAAGGCCTTGAGCTGGCCTCCCTCCAGCCCTCTTCTTTGACGCTGATGTACCCACTGGCCACCTCATCCCCCAACAGCACAGTCATCCACCTGGAACCCATGGAGATCGCCACTTTCCGCCTTCGGTTTGGATAG
- the MAN2A2 gene encoding alpha-mannosidase 2x isoform X2 — translation MKLKKQVTVCGAAIFCVAVFSLYLMLDRVQHDPARHQNGGNFPRSQISVLQNRIEQLEQLLEENHEIISHIKDSVLELTANAEGAPVVLPFHMPNGSWILPPESRPSFYSVSSQDCQFALGSNGHKADLQMLAVSALLPYDNQDGGVWKQGFDISYEPHEWNTELLQVFVVPHSHNDPGWIKTFDKYYFDQTQHILNSMVVKLQEDPRRRFIWSEISFFSKWWDNISAQKRAAVRRLLGNGQLEMATGGWVMPDEANSHYFALIDQLIEGHQWLERNVGVTPRSGWAVDPFGHSATMPYLLRRANLTGMLIQRVHYTIKKHFAATQNLEFMWRQSWDPDSSTDILCHMMPFYSYDVPHTCGPDPKICCQFDFKRLPGGRINCPWKVPPKAITSANVAERAQLLLDQYRKKSKLFRSKVLLVPLGDDFRYDKPQEWDAQFLNYQRLFDFLNAHPELHVQAQFGTLSDYFDALYKQMGIAPGMRPPGFPVVSGDFFSYADREDHYWTGYYTSRPFYKSMGRVLEAHLRGAEILYSLALSHARHAGMDSKYPLSDYAMLTDARRNLGLFQHHDAITGTAKEAVVVDYGVRLLHSLMNVKRIILNAAHYLVLADKETYHYDLAVPFLGADETRLNQDSLPEKTVIKLDAAPRFVVVFNPLEQERLSIVSFLVNTPRVRVLNEEGQPQAVQLSAQWDSATDVAPDVYQVSITIRLPALSLSILQLSKSFDSHNTLKSSVRLFLHGRDLPVHKHEAFPVRVIPTATEDFCLENQHMRACFSGPSGSLKSVHHAGDEQEQRLSSQFLIYGTRSTKDKSGAYLFLPDGEPKPYIPKDPPVVRVTEGPFFSEAAIYYQHIQEVVRLYNVPGVDGLSLEISCLVDVRDQVNKELALRFSTDIESQGTFFTDLNGFQIQPRQYLKKLPLQANFYPMPVMAYIQDTQSRLTLHTAQALGVSSLSSGQLEVILDRRLMQDDNRGLGQGLKDNKRTCNHFRLLLERQSAAKKSSGFFSKLASVLRGWVFPNSKADSQEVQDNQPVSYPSLLSHMTSMHLNAEVLVMPVVQEKLPPPALRSFLPLLATMPCDFHLLNLRTLQGEDDSLPSMEAALILHRKGFDCGLEARNLGFNCTTTQGTLPLGGLFQGLELASLQPSSLTLMYPLATSSPNSTVIHLEPMEIATFRLRFG, via the exons ATGAAGCTGAAGAAGCAGGTGACGGTGTGCGGGGCAGCCATTTTCTGCGTGGCCGTCTTCTCCCTCTACCTGATGCTGGACCGCGTGCAGCACGACCCTGCCCGGCACCAGAATGGGGGCAATTTCCCCAGG AGCCAGATCTCAGTGCTGCAGAACCGAATTGAGCAGCTGGAGCAGCTCCTGGAGGAGAACCATGAAATCATCAGCCACATCAAGGATTCTGTTCTGGAGCTGACAGCCAATGCCGAGGGGGCGCCTGTAGTGCTGCCTTTCCACATGCCCAACGGCTCCTGGATCCTGCCCCCTGAGAGCCGGCCCAGCTTCTACTCCGTTTCTTCTCAGGACTGTCAGTTTGCACTGGGGAGCAATGGCCACAAGGCAGACTTACAG ATGTTGGCTGTCTCTGCGTTACTCCCATATGACAACCAGGATGGTGGGGTGTGGAAACAAGGTTTTGATATCAGTTATGAGCCCCACGAATGGAACACGGAGCTGCTGCAAGTATTTGTGGTACCTCATTCCCACAATGACCCAG GCTGGATCAAGACGTTTGACAAATATTACTTCGACCAGACACAGCACATCCTTAACAGCATGGTAGTGAAGCTGCAGGAGGACCCACGGCGGCGCTTCATCTGGTCTGAAATCTCCTTCTTCTCCAAATGGTGGGACAACATCAGTGCTCAGAAACGGGCTGCTGTCCGCAG GCTTCTGGGCAACGGGCAGCTGGAGATGGCAACAGGAGGATGGGTGATGCCAGATGAAGCCAATTCCCACTACTTTGCCCTGATTGACCAGCTCATAGAGGGGCACCAGTGGCTGGAGCGGAACGTGG GGGTGACACCACGCTCTGGTTGGGCCGTCGATCCCTTTGGTCACAGCGCCACAATGCCGTACCTACTGCGTCGTGCCAATCTGACTGGCATGCTCATCCAGCGTGTGCATTACACCATCAAGAAGCACTTTGCAGCGACCCAGAACCTGGAGTTCATGTGGAGGCAAAGCTGGG ATCCCGATTCCAGCACCGATATCCTCTGCCACATGATGCCCTTCTACAGCTACGATGTGCCCCACACCTGTGGCCCTGACCCCAAGATCTGCTGCCAGTTTGACTTCAAGCGCCTGCCAGGGGGCCGAATCAACTGCCCTTGGAAAGTGCCACCCAAGGCCATCACCAGCGCCAACGTGGCTGAGCG GGCACAGCTGCTGCTCGACCAGTACCGAAAGAAATCCAAGCTCTTCCGAAGCAAAGTGCTGCTGGTGCCATTGGGAGATGACTTCCGCTACGACAAGCCCCAGGAGTGGGACGCTCAGTTCCTCAACTACCAGCGCCTCTTTGACTTCCTCAATGCCCACCCAGAACTCCATGTGCAG GCGCAGTTTGGAACTCTCTCAGATTACTTTGATGCCTTGTACAAGCAGATGGGCATCGCCCCAGGCATGCGCCCGCCTGGCTTCCCAGtggtgagtggggattttttcTCGTATGCGGACCGAGAGGACCACTACTGGACAGGCTACTACACTTCCCGGCCCTTCTACAAAAGCATGGGCCGTGTGCTGGAGGCCCATCTCCG CGGTGCTGAGATCTTGTACAGCTTAGCCCTGAGCCACGCTCGCCACGCTGGCATGGACAGCAAGTATCCGCTGTCGGACTACGCCATGCTCACTGATGCGCGTCGCAACCTGGGGCTCTTCCAGCATCACGATGCCATCACCGGCACTGCCAAGGAGGCCGTGGTCGTGGACTACGGGGTCAG GCTGCTCCACTCCCTCATGAATGTCAAACGCATCATCCTCAATGCGGCGCATTACTTGGTGCTGGCCGACAAGGAGACCTACCACTACGACCTGGCGGTGCCCTTCCTTGGCGCG GATGAGACGCGCCTCAACCAGGACTCCCTGCCAGAGAAAACCGTTATCAAGTTGGATGCAGCACCCAG GTTTGTGGTTGTGTtcaaccctctggagcaagagCGCCTGAGCATTGTGTCATTCCTGGTGAACACCCCGCGTGTCCGTGTCCTCAACGAGGAAGGGCAGCCTCAGGCTGTGCAGCTCAGTGCCCAGTGGGATTCTGCCACGGATGTGGCACCAGACGTCTACCAG GTATCCATTACAATACGACTACCAGCACTAAGCCTTAGCATCCTACAACTGAGCAAGTCTTTTGACAGCCACAACACCCTCAAGTCCTCCGTGCGCCTCTTCCTGCATGGCCGCGACCTTCCTGTGCACAAGCATGAAGCGTTCCCAGTGCGTGTCATTCCCACTGCCACAGAGGACTTCTGTCTGGAGAACCAGCACATGAGAGCTTGCTTCTCAGGGCCCAGCGGTTCGCTCAAG AGCGTGCATCATGCTGGTGACGAGCAGGAGCAGAGGCTGAGTAGCCAGTTCCTCATCTATGGCACTCGGAGCACGAAAGACAAAAGTGGCGCTTACCTCTTCCTGCCTGATGGAGAACCCAAG CCCTACATCCCGAAAGACCCGCCCGTGGTCCGGGTGACTGAGGGACCCTTCTTCTCAGAAGCGGCTATTTACTACCAGCACATCCAGGAGGTGGTCCGGCTCTACAATGTGCCAG GGGTCGATGGGCTCTCCCTGGAGATCTCCTGCCTGGTGGATGTCCGGGACCAGGTGAACAAAGAGCTGGCGCTGCGCTTCAGCACTGACATTGAGAGTCAAGGCACTTTCTTCACTGATCTCAATGGCTTCCAG atccagcccCGGCAGTACCTGAAGAAGCTGCCCCTTCAGGCCAACTTCTATCCCATGCCAGTCATGGCCTACATCCAGGACACGCAGAGTCGCCTGACCCTGCACACAGCTCAGGCCTTGGGTGTCTCCAGCCTTAGCAGTG gTCAGCTGGAAGTGATTTTGGACCGGCGCCTCATGCAGGATGACAATCGCGGCCTAGGACAAGGTCTGAAGGACAACAAGCGGACCTGTAACCACTTCCGCCTTCTGCTGGAACGGCAGAGTGCTGCTAAAAAG AGCTCCGGCTTCTTTTCCAAACTGGCTTCCGTGCTTAGAGGCTGGGTATTTCCCAACAGCAAGGCTGACAGCCAAGAG GTACAGGACAACCAGCCAGTAAGCTACCCATCTCTGCTAAGCCACATGACCTCCATGCACCTGAACGCTGAGGTGCTCGTGATGCCCGTTGTTCAGGAGAAGCTGCCACCCCCAGCACTGCGGTCCTTCCTGCCCCTTTTGGCCACCATGCCGTGTGACTTCCACCTCCTCAATCTGCGCACGCTGCAAGGAGAG GATGATTCCCTGCCCTCCATGGAGGCAGCTCTGATTCTGCACCGAAAGGGCTTTGACTGTGGTCTAGAGGCCAGGAACCTGGGCTTCAATTGCACCACCACCCAGGGCACG CTGCCCCTTGGTGGCTTGTTTCAAGGCCTTGAGCTGGCCTCCCTCCAGCCCTCTTCTTTGACGCTGATGTACCCACTGGCCACCTCATCCCCCAACAGCACAGTCATCCACCTGGAACCCATGGAGATCGCCACTTTCCGCCTTCGGTTTGGATAG
- the MAN2A2 gene encoding alpha-mannosidase 2x isoform X1 — MKLKKQVTVCGAAIFCVAVFSLYLMLDRVQHDPARHQNGGNFPRSQISVLQNRIEQLEQLLEENHEIISHIKDSVLELTANAEGAPVVLPFHMPNGSWILPPESRPSFYSVSSQDCQFALGSNGHKADLQMLAVSALLPYDNQDGGVWKQGFDISYEPHEWNTELLQVFVVPHSHNDPGWIKTFDKYYFDQTQHILNSMVVKLQEDPRRRFIWSEISFFSKWWDNISAQKRAAVRRLLGNGQLEMATGGWVMPDEANSHYFALIDQLIEGHQWLERNVGVTPRSGWAVDPFGHSATMPYLLRRANLTGMLIQRVHYTIKKHFAATQNLEFMWRQSWDPDSSTDILCHMMPFYSYDVPHTCGPDPKICCQFDFKRLPGGRINCPWKVPPKAITSANVAERAQLLLDQYRKKSKLFRSKVLLVPLGDDFRYDKPQEWDAQFLNYQRLFDFLNAHPELHVQAQFGTLSDYFDALYKQMGIAPGMRPPGFPVVSGDFFSYADREDHYWTGYYTSRPFYKSMGRVLEAHLRGAEILYSLALSHARHAGMDSKYPLSDYAMLTDARRNLGLFQHHDAITGTAKEAVVVDYGVRLLHSLMNVKRIILNAAHYLVLADKETYHYDLAVPFLGADETRLNQDSLPEKTVIKLDAAPRFVVVFNPLEQERLSIVSFLVNTPRVRVLNEEGQPQAVQLSAQWDSATDVAPDVYQVSITIRLPALSLSILQLSKSFDSHNTLKSSVRLFLHGRDLPVHKHEAFPVRVIPTATEDFCLENQHMRACFSGPSGSLKSVHHAGDEQEQRLSSQFLIYGTRSTKDKSGAYLFLPDGEPKPYIPKDPPVVRVTEGPFFSEAAIYYQHIQEVVRLYNVPGVDGLSLEISCLVDVRDQVNKELALRFSTDIESQGTFFTDLNGFQQIQPRQYLKKLPLQANFYPMPVMAYIQDTQSRLTLHTAQALGVSSLSSGQLEVILDRRLMQDDNRGLGQGLKDNKRTCNHFRLLLERQSAAKKSSGFFSKLASVLRGWVFPNSKADSQEVQDNQPVSYPSLLSHMTSMHLNAEVLVMPVVQEKLPPPALRSFLPLLATMPCDFHLLNLRTLQGEDDSLPSMEAALILHRKGFDCGLEARNLGFNCTTTQGTLPLGGLFQGLELASLQPSSLTLMYPLATSSPNSTVIHLEPMEIATFRLRFG; from the exons ATGAAGCTGAAGAAGCAGGTGACGGTGTGCGGGGCAGCCATTTTCTGCGTGGCCGTCTTCTCCCTCTACCTGATGCTGGACCGCGTGCAGCACGACCCTGCCCGGCACCAGAATGGGGGCAATTTCCCCAGG AGCCAGATCTCAGTGCTGCAGAACCGAATTGAGCAGCTGGAGCAGCTCCTGGAGGAGAACCATGAAATCATCAGCCACATCAAGGATTCTGTTCTGGAGCTGACAGCCAATGCCGAGGGGGCGCCTGTAGTGCTGCCTTTCCACATGCCCAACGGCTCCTGGATCCTGCCCCCTGAGAGCCGGCCCAGCTTCTACTCCGTTTCTTCTCAGGACTGTCAGTTTGCACTGGGGAGCAATGGCCACAAGGCAGACTTACAG ATGTTGGCTGTCTCTGCGTTACTCCCATATGACAACCAGGATGGTGGGGTGTGGAAACAAGGTTTTGATATCAGTTATGAGCCCCACGAATGGAACACGGAGCTGCTGCAAGTATTTGTGGTACCTCATTCCCACAATGACCCAG GCTGGATCAAGACGTTTGACAAATATTACTTCGACCAGACACAGCACATCCTTAACAGCATGGTAGTGAAGCTGCAGGAGGACCCACGGCGGCGCTTCATCTGGTCTGAAATCTCCTTCTTCTCCAAATGGTGGGACAACATCAGTGCTCAGAAACGGGCTGCTGTCCGCAG GCTTCTGGGCAACGGGCAGCTGGAGATGGCAACAGGAGGATGGGTGATGCCAGATGAAGCCAATTCCCACTACTTTGCCCTGATTGACCAGCTCATAGAGGGGCACCAGTGGCTGGAGCGGAACGTGG GGGTGACACCACGCTCTGGTTGGGCCGTCGATCCCTTTGGTCACAGCGCCACAATGCCGTACCTACTGCGTCGTGCCAATCTGACTGGCATGCTCATCCAGCGTGTGCATTACACCATCAAGAAGCACTTTGCAGCGACCCAGAACCTGGAGTTCATGTGGAGGCAAAGCTGGG ATCCCGATTCCAGCACCGATATCCTCTGCCACATGATGCCCTTCTACAGCTACGATGTGCCCCACACCTGTGGCCCTGACCCCAAGATCTGCTGCCAGTTTGACTTCAAGCGCCTGCCAGGGGGCCGAATCAACTGCCCTTGGAAAGTGCCACCCAAGGCCATCACCAGCGCCAACGTGGCTGAGCG GGCACAGCTGCTGCTCGACCAGTACCGAAAGAAATCCAAGCTCTTCCGAAGCAAAGTGCTGCTGGTGCCATTGGGAGATGACTTCCGCTACGACAAGCCCCAGGAGTGGGACGCTCAGTTCCTCAACTACCAGCGCCTCTTTGACTTCCTCAATGCCCACCCAGAACTCCATGTGCAG GCGCAGTTTGGAACTCTCTCAGATTACTTTGATGCCTTGTACAAGCAGATGGGCATCGCCCCAGGCATGCGCCCGCCTGGCTTCCCAGtggtgagtggggattttttcTCGTATGCGGACCGAGAGGACCACTACTGGACAGGCTACTACACTTCCCGGCCCTTCTACAAAAGCATGGGCCGTGTGCTGGAGGCCCATCTCCG CGGTGCTGAGATCTTGTACAGCTTAGCCCTGAGCCACGCTCGCCACGCTGGCATGGACAGCAAGTATCCGCTGTCGGACTACGCCATGCTCACTGATGCGCGTCGCAACCTGGGGCTCTTCCAGCATCACGATGCCATCACCGGCACTGCCAAGGAGGCCGTGGTCGTGGACTACGGGGTCAG GCTGCTCCACTCCCTCATGAATGTCAAACGCATCATCCTCAATGCGGCGCATTACTTGGTGCTGGCCGACAAGGAGACCTACCACTACGACCTGGCGGTGCCCTTCCTTGGCGCG GATGAGACGCGCCTCAACCAGGACTCCCTGCCAGAGAAAACCGTTATCAAGTTGGATGCAGCACCCAG GTTTGTGGTTGTGTtcaaccctctggagcaagagCGCCTGAGCATTGTGTCATTCCTGGTGAACACCCCGCGTGTCCGTGTCCTCAACGAGGAAGGGCAGCCTCAGGCTGTGCAGCTCAGTGCCCAGTGGGATTCTGCCACGGATGTGGCACCAGACGTCTACCAG GTATCCATTACAATACGACTACCAGCACTAAGCCTTAGCATCCTACAACTGAGCAAGTCTTTTGACAGCCACAACACCCTCAAGTCCTCCGTGCGCCTCTTCCTGCATGGCCGCGACCTTCCTGTGCACAAGCATGAAGCGTTCCCAGTGCGTGTCATTCCCACTGCCACAGAGGACTTCTGTCTGGAGAACCAGCACATGAGAGCTTGCTTCTCAGGGCCCAGCGGTTCGCTCAAG AGCGTGCATCATGCTGGTGACGAGCAGGAGCAGAGGCTGAGTAGCCAGTTCCTCATCTATGGCACTCGGAGCACGAAAGACAAAAGTGGCGCTTACCTCTTCCTGCCTGATGGAGAACCCAAG CCCTACATCCCGAAAGACCCGCCCGTGGTCCGGGTGACTGAGGGACCCTTCTTCTCAGAAGCGGCTATTTACTACCAGCACATCCAGGAGGTGGTCCGGCTCTACAATGTGCCAG GGGTCGATGGGCTCTCCCTGGAGATCTCCTGCCTGGTGGATGTCCGGGACCAGGTGAACAAAGAGCTGGCGCTGCGCTTCAGCACTGACATTGAGAGTCAAGGCACTTTCTTCACTGATCTCAATGGCTTCCAG cagatccagcccCGGCAGTACCTGAAGAAGCTGCCCCTTCAGGCCAACTTCTATCCCATGCCAGTCATGGCCTACATCCAGGACACGCAGAGTCGCCTGACCCTGCACACAGCTCAGGCCTTGGGTGTCTCCAGCCTTAGCAGTG gTCAGCTGGAAGTGATTTTGGACCGGCGCCTCATGCAGGATGACAATCGCGGCCTAGGACAAGGTCTGAAGGACAACAAGCGGACCTGTAACCACTTCCGCCTTCTGCTGGAACGGCAGAGTGCTGCTAAAAAG AGCTCCGGCTTCTTTTCCAAACTGGCTTCCGTGCTTAGAGGCTGGGTATTTCCCAACAGCAAGGCTGACAGCCAAGAG GTACAGGACAACCAGCCAGTAAGCTACCCATCTCTGCTAAGCCACATGACCTCCATGCACCTGAACGCTGAGGTGCTCGTGATGCCCGTTGTTCAGGAGAAGCTGCCACCCCCAGCACTGCGGTCCTTCCTGCCCCTTTTGGCCACCATGCCGTGTGACTTCCACCTCCTCAATCTGCGCACGCTGCAAGGAGAG GATGATTCCCTGCCCTCCATGGAGGCAGCTCTGATTCTGCACCGAAAGGGCTTTGACTGTGGTCTAGAGGCCAGGAACCTGGGCTTCAATTGCACCACCACCCAGGGCACG CTGCCCCTTGGTGGCTTGTTTCAAGGCCTTGAGCTGGCCTCCCTCCAGCCCTCTTCTTTGACGCTGATGTACCCACTGGCCACCTCATCCCCCAACAGCACAGTCATCCACCTGGAACCCATGGAGATCGCCACTTTCCGCCTTCGGTTTGGATAG